Proteins from a single region of Parasedimentitalea psychrophila:
- a CDS encoding tetratricopeptide repeat protein: MKNSIEIAFSEAKALERNGNISLALKVYEGVVDRFPANVRAKKAISRLRSIAAAPSQTIVREIVNSYKSGHFQRTLAITSEQLIVFPNSEQLWTLRGAAATALGQHALAENAFRQSVRLMPQVASTYFNLGAALESQGNYIEAVESFTSAIELSPKQAGYYPSRGNAHRSAGDLKAAIADLRTSTKLDTGNAIAFGFLGQYLQEYGETRSAIDAFKSAILLDPNSPAMHLNLGDSYHEAGDIPQALKHLERATVLDPNNSSAHNNLASAYFSARQYDASLLSCMAAIALNPDYARAYHNIANVHHRQGRLDLAVAAYGTAVSLDDSMHVAQTLKLHFQAQMCDWQAQEEFETVANTIGITGKAVPPWPLLGFEDHPERQKLRSGQYAKQWQNNRADLTGSPTGSRIRVGYFSSDLCEHATLFLLNGVIENHNQADFEIIVYCMNEPKRSPQLDRLIRNAEHFVDVHLASDDDIVKRARQDELDIAIDLKGYTQDARTGPFSAGLAPIQISYLGYPGTMATPCMDYLIADTVVVPPEQREHYSEQLIYLPDSYQPNDDHRIIAQAPVSRASCGLPEDAVVLCCFNSSYKITPQEFDIWMRILSSVPKAVLWLLDGNEWAKDNLKQAARDRGVDETRLIFAENLPHDAHLARHRLADIFVDTFNVNAHTTASDALWTGLPVVTKAGSQFAARVAASLLKAVGMADLITEDAQQYENLITKLATDKAALLAVKSRLRANLATTPLFDTAAYTAHLEEGYRQVWQRWQQGWAPQDVHVQSTPKPN, encoded by the coding sequence ATGAAAAATTCCATCGAAATCGCGTTTTCGGAGGCTAAGGCTCTAGAACGCAACGGTAATATATCGTTGGCGTTGAAGGTTTATGAAGGTGTCGTTGATCGATTCCCTGCAAATGTGCGCGCAAAAAAAGCTATTTCACGCCTAAGGTCGATAGCTGCGGCACCCTCACAAACTATAGTTCGTGAGATTGTGAATAGTTACAAAAGTGGTCATTTTCAGCGCACGCTGGCCATTACAAGTGAACAGTTGATCGTTTTTCCAAACTCGGAGCAGCTGTGGACATTGCGAGGTGCTGCTGCAACGGCACTCGGCCAACATGCTTTAGCTGAAAACGCCTTTCGGCAGTCCGTGAGGCTAATGCCCCAAGTTGCCTCGACATATTTCAATCTGGGAGCTGCCTTGGAATCGCAAGGTAACTACATTGAAGCTGTTGAGAGCTTTACCTCAGCCATTGAACTGTCACCCAAACAAGCTGGATATTATCCGTCCCGAGGCAATGCGCATCGGTCTGCCGGCGATCTTAAGGCAGCGATCGCTGATCTGAGGACGAGTACCAAACTGGACACAGGAAATGCCATAGCTTTCGGTTTTCTTGGTCAGTACCTGCAGGAATACGGCGAAACCCGATCTGCCATAGACGCTTTTAAATCCGCGATTCTGCTAGACCCCAATTCACCGGCTATGCATCTCAACCTGGGGGATTCATATCACGAAGCCGGGGACATTCCTCAAGCCTTAAAGCATTTGGAGCGCGCGACTGTATTGGATCCGAATAATTCCTCGGCTCATAACAACCTGGCTTCCGCATATTTTTCTGCGCGGCAGTATGATGCATCCCTTCTAAGTTGTATGGCAGCAATCGCTCTCAATCCAGACTACGCGAGAGCATACCACAATATTGCCAATGTTCATCACCGCCAAGGGCGTCTCGACCTGGCCGTTGCAGCTTATGGAACAGCTGTGAGTTTAGACGATTCCATGCATGTCGCGCAGACGCTGAAACTCCATTTTCAGGCCCAGATGTGTGATTGGCAGGCACAGGAGGAGTTTGAAACAGTGGCCAATACGATCGGCATCACCGGCAAGGCTGTTCCCCCATGGCCGTTATTGGGTTTTGAAGATCACCCCGAACGTCAAAAACTTCGCTCTGGCCAATATGCAAAGCAGTGGCAGAACAATCGAGCGGACCTGACTGGGTCACCAACAGGGTCCCGGATCCGGGTTGGCTATTTTTCCAGCGATCTTTGCGAACACGCGACGTTGTTTTTGTTGAATGGGGTCATTGAAAACCACAATCAGGCTGATTTTGAAATTATTGTGTATTGCATGAATGAGCCGAAACGAAGCCCGCAGTTGGACAGGCTGATCCGCAACGCAGAGCATTTTGTGGACGTCCATCTAGCGTCGGATGACGACATAGTAAAACGGGCGCGGCAGGACGAGTTGGATATTGCCATTGACCTGAAAGGCTACACGCAAGATGCGCGCACGGGTCCTTTTTCCGCAGGTCTTGCTCCGATCCAGATCAGCTATTTGGGTTATCCCGGCACCATGGCAACACCTTGCATGGACTATCTGATCGCAGACACCGTCGTCGTGCCGCCAGAACAGCGCGAACACTATTCGGAACAGCTCATCTATCTGCCGGACAGCTATCAGCCCAACGATGATCATAGGATCATTGCGCAGGCCCCAGTTTCCAGAGCGTCCTGCGGGCTGCCCGAGGATGCTGTGGTTTTGTGTTGCTTCAACAGCAGCTACAAAATTACACCGCAGGAATTCGACATTTGGATGCGCATCCTGTCATCAGTGCCTAAGGCGGTCCTTTGGTTACTGGATGGCAATGAATGGGCAAAAGATAACCTTAAGCAGGCGGCGCGAGATCGCGGCGTCGATGAGACGCGGTTGATTTTCGCCGAAAATCTCCCGCATGACGCACATCTGGCCCGCCATCGGCTTGCTGATATCTTTGTAGATACTTTCAACGTAAACGCTCATACGACCGCAAGCGACGCTCTCTGGACTGGATTGCCTGTCGTTACCAAAGCTGGATCACAATTTGCGGCCCGCGTCGCCGCCAGCCTTTTAAAGGCTGTGGGAATGGCTGACTTGATTACCGAAGATGCGCAGCAGTATGAGAATCTGATCACAAAACTTGCAACCGACAAGGCTGCGTTGTTAGCGGTCAAATCGCGCTTGAGGGCAAATTTGGCGACGACACCTCTTTTTGACACCGCCGCCTACACCGCGCATCTCGAAGAGGGGTATCGACAGGTCTGGCAGCGTTGGCAGCAGGGTTGGGCACCGCAGGATGTTCATGTACAATCAACACCCAAACCCAATTGA
- a CDS encoding transposase, producing the protein MGRQRRNYTDDYKAAAVERLYEPGATQGSVSSELGITGTQLKTWRLEIEAFGSSEAKRRQKADAAELVRLRKENRRLAEEVEILHKASAFFATRAVKP; encoded by the coding sequence ATGGGACGACAGCGACGGAATTATACGGACGATTATAAGGCTGCGGCAGTTGAACGGCTTTACGAGCCAGGAGCGACGCAGGGTAGCGTGTCGAGCGAGCTTGGGATCACCGGTACACAACTGAAGACGTGGAGGCTTGAGATTGAGGCGTTTGGTTCATCAGAAGCCAAGCGCCGTCAGAAGGCGGATGCCGCTGAACTGGTCCGCCTTCGCAAAGAGAACAGGCGTCTTGCTGAGGAAGTGGAGATTTTGCACAAGGCATCCGCTTTTTTCGCAACGAGGGCGGTGAAACCATGA
- a CDS encoding IS3 family transposase: MTNKHSFVTAHKAQYAVSTLCRHLKISRGWFYGFLTSQDARDQRRTIREARDLELLPKIKAFFKASGKCYGSKRIHQDLMADGEIASERRVAIIMKENKVSPLLRKRRKPKTTDSNHDMKPSPNLLEQKFNCQTPNAVWLADITYIDTDEGWLYLAGIKDMSTREIVGWAMEDHMRAELCCEALKMALARRGPVSGLIHHSDRGSQYAGGKYRKLIGKASITQSMSRKGECLDNAPMESFFASLKKELVHRHRFRTRAQAKAAIFEYIEVFYNRQRRHSSIGYKTPLQAFEDTALKMAA; this comes from the coding sequence ATGACGAACAAGCACAGCTTCGTCACTGCCCATAAAGCGCAATATGCGGTCTCCACATTATGCCGACACCTCAAGATATCTCGGGGTTGGTTCTATGGCTTTCTGACCAGTCAGGACGCCCGAGATCAGCGGCGTACCATCCGTGAAGCGCGAGATCTGGAGTTGCTGCCAAAGATAAAGGCGTTTTTCAAAGCCAGCGGGAAATGCTATGGGTCCAAGCGTATTCATCAGGATCTAATGGCTGATGGTGAGATCGCTTCTGAGCGGCGTGTGGCGATAATAATGAAAGAAAACAAGGTGTCTCCGCTTCTGCGTAAGCGCCGAAAGCCCAAAACTACTGACAGCAATCACGACATGAAGCCTTCACCAAATCTATTGGAGCAGAAGTTCAACTGCCAGACGCCCAACGCCGTTTGGCTGGCGGATATTACCTATATCGACACGGATGAAGGGTGGCTTTACTTGGCTGGCATCAAAGACATGTCCACGCGGGAGATTGTTGGCTGGGCGATGGAGGACCATATGCGGGCAGAGCTCTGCTGTGAGGCCCTGAAGATGGCTCTGGCGCGACGAGGGCCCGTTTCCGGATTGATCCACCATTCCGACAGGGGGAGCCAGTATGCAGGTGGGAAATACCGCAAGCTAATTGGCAAGGCCTCCATCACCCAATCCATGAGCCGCAAAGGAGAATGCCTGGATAACGCGCCAATGGAGAGCTTTTTTGCTTCATTGAAAAAAGAACTCGTGCATCGCCATCGGTTCAGAACGCGCGCTCAAGCCAAAGCTGCAATCTTCGAATACATTGAGGTCTTCTACAATCGCCAGCGCCGCCACTCCAGTATCGGCTACAAAACGCCCCTGCAGGCATTTGAAGATACAGCTTTGAAAATGGCCGCATAG
- a CDS encoding LysE family translocator, whose translation MTFWFLFCFTVFVASMIPGPSTLIAFTHGAKLGWAKAIATASGNALATILQAVAACAGLGLALAKSATLFLLIKYLGAAYLIFMGISMWRGASQGVDLKSELVSDVAVFQRLFSSGFLVAASNPKAIIFFTALFPQFLGAAEIAYSQMALMIMLAGVIAFSVAMIYAALGSRLRAMSITQSAMTWVHKITGGLFVSGGVGLAVSRS comes from the coding sequence ATGACGTTTTGGTTTTTGTTTTGCTTTACCGTTTTTGTGGCTTCGATGATCCCAGGCCCAAGCACGCTGATCGCTTTTACGCATGGAGCAAAATTGGGTTGGGCCAAGGCGATTGCAACTGCTTCGGGAAACGCCCTGGCAACTATTCTACAGGCGGTTGCAGCCTGTGCCGGTCTCGGCCTCGCACTTGCTAAGTCGGCAACGTTGTTTTTGTTAATCAAGTATCTAGGCGCCGCCTATTTGATTTTCATGGGCATTTCGATGTGGCGTGGAGCATCGCAGGGCGTTGATCTAAAATCAGAACTTGTGAGCGATGTCGCCGTCTTCCAACGTCTGTTCAGCAGTGGGTTTCTGGTCGCGGCCAGCAACCCAAAGGCAATAATTTTCTTCACTGCACTGTTCCCGCAATTTCTCGGCGCTGCCGAAATTGCTTACAGCCAAATGGCTCTTATGATCATGTTAGCTGGTGTAATCGCATTCAGTGTCGCGATGATTTACGCTGCGCTCGGATCGCGATTGAGAGCAATGAGCATTACTCAGTCCGCGATGACGTGGGTCCACAAAATAACAGGTGGCTTGTTCGTCTCTGGCGGAGTCGGGCTGGCTGTGTCGCGGAGCTGA
- a CDS encoding DNA cytosine methyltransferase, which translates to MAPALGLKWLWVAALALHQANHPDTIHLDSNIWEVEPDVILMENVEEFKTWGPVDEDGQPIKEFADLTFELWMTRLKKAGYKKKWGELRACDFGDPTIRKRFFMVARRDGRPIVWPKPSHGDPYVVGLPGGQTTAPSVRRFNTGATGSQQGVIAPWFAKYYGTGDGARSGGPLHTVTVKDRVGHMQAELAVPEFSTEHHQRARQVAEFLRSQASGTEADLSLSPSRPPNTWWSISVCGC; encoded by the coding sequence GTGGCGCCAGCACTGGGATTGAAATGGCTCTGGGTCGCAGCCCTGGCGCTGCACCAGGCCAACCATCCGGACACCATCCATCTGGATAGCAATATCTGGGAGGTGGAACCCGATGTGATCTTGATGGAGAACGTCGAAGAGTTCAAAACATGGGGCCCGGTGGACGAGGACGGCCAGCCGATCAAGGAATTCGCTGACCTCACCTTTGAGCTATGGATGACGCGCCTGAAAAAGGCCGGTTACAAGAAAAAATGGGGCGAGTTGCGCGCCTGCGATTTTGGCGACCCGACAATCCGCAAACGGTTCTTCATGGTGGCACGGCGCGACGGTCGGCCAATTGTCTGGCCCAAGCCGAGCCATGGCGACCCCTATGTGGTCGGGCTGCCGGGAGGCCAGACCACTGCGCCCTCAGTCCGGCGGTTCAACACTGGCGCCACCGGATCTCAGCAAGGCGTGATTGCCCCATGGTTCGCCAAATACTACGGCACCGGCGATGGGGCCCGTAGCGGCGGACCGCTGCACACGGTCACCGTCAAAGACCGCGTGGGCCACATGCAGGCTGAGCTAGCCGTGCCAGAGTTCTCGACCGAGCACCATCAGCGGGCCCGTCAGGTGGCCGAGTTCCTGCGCAGCCAAGCGTCAGGGACGGAGGCGGATTTGTCACTGTCACCATCAAGGCCACCGAATACGTGGTGGTCGATATCGGTATGCGGATGCTGA
- a CDS encoding DNA cytosine methyltransferase, with translation MRMLTPRELFNDQRFPRDYVIEGVWHQTGENWTFGPFTKHQQVSCCGNSVCPGLARALAAANCAHLVAETHPEQKEA, from the coding sequence ATGCGGATGCTGACCCCGCGCGAGCTGTTCAACGACCAAAGGTTCCCGCGCGACTACGTGATCGAAGGTGTCTGGCACCAGACCGGCGAAAACTGGACCTTCGGACCCTTCACCAAGCACCAGCAGGTCAGCTGCTGCGGCAACAGCGTCTGCCCCGGCCTTGCCCGCGCGCTGGCCGCCGCCAACTGCGCCCACCTGGTCGCCGAGACCCACCCCGAACAGAAAGAGGCATAA
- a CDS encoding tyrosine-type recombinase/integrase codes for MGTGQRASDLTRMEWAHIESDGVWVTQGKTKPRLWTPFTTALKAVLGTTKRTSLNHILNDEFGRKLNYGQIQKKVMVVRKANYLTEFTLHGLRYSAASELAEAGCTDQQIATVTGHKSLSMVQKKSKGASQKRLAKQAQTLREQNKNRS; via the coding sequence CTGGGGACCGGGCAACGTGCCTCTGACCTGACAAGGATGGAATGGGCCCACATTGAAAGCGACGGCGTCTGGGTGACACAGGGGAAGACCAAGCCACGGCTTTGGACCCCCTTCACCACCGCACTGAAAGCGGTGCTAGGAACAACAAAGCGCACCAGCCTCAACCACATCTTGAACGATGAATTTGGACGAAAGCTGAACTATGGCCAGATACAAAAGAAGGTAATGGTAGTCAGAAAAGCCAACTACCTGACAGAGTTCACCTTGCACGGGTTGCGATACAGCGCTGCAAGCGAATTGGCCGAGGCAGGTTGCACAGATCAGCAGATCGCAACGGTCACGGGCCACAAAAGCCTGTCAATGGTCCAGAAAAAATCCAAAGGGGCGAGTCAGAAGCGCCTAGCAAAGCAGGCCCAAACCCTACGCGAACAGAACAAAAACAGATCATGA
- a CDS encoding DDE-type integrase/transposase/recombinase, translating to MLYVRFPLTLRNVEDFLHERGIEISHETVRFWWNRFGPPHVIVTDLLRSYGAAMKVIGNADKQETGRRSNNRVENSHLSFRRRERAMLRFRRMRSLQKFVSVHASVCNHFNQERHLYSRENFKLNRTAALAEWRLPCSA from the coding sequence ATGTTGTACGTCCGGTTCCCCCTGACGCTCCGGAATGTGGAGGATTTTCTGCATGAGCGCGGGATCGAAATCAGCCATGAGACTGTGCGGTTTTGGTGGAACCGCTTTGGCCCACCACATGTCATCGTGACCGATCTATTGCGGTCTTACGGCGCTGCGATGAAGGTCATCGGCAATGCAGACAAACAAGAAACCGGCCGTAGGTCGAATAACCGGGTTGAGAATTCTCATCTGTCATTTCGCCGACGAGAGAGAGCCATGCTGCGTTTCCGCCGAATGCGAAGTTTGCAGAAGTTCGTCTCCGTACACGCCTCGGTCTGCAACCACTTCAACCAGGAGCGTCACCTTTATTCACGCGAAAATTTCAAGCTCAACCGCACCGCCGCTCTCGCTGAGTGGCGGCTACCTTGTTCAGCATAG
- a CDS encoding SDR family NAD(P)-dependent oxidoreductase, whose translation MSRYDNKVALITGAGHGIGRSIAQKLAQDGAAVSVLDIDEEMGQQTVEMLQSDGHKAIFVRADITKYDEVEAAFAKTAETLGTIDLLVNNAAFSMAGDLKNMPLDAWHHEINVNLNGPYHCIRAVLSSMVESGGGAIINIASVNGVRYFGSPAYSAAKAAIISLTQCVASEYGSKGIRCNAILPGSVQTDAVAWQTRIDRDPNVFEKLARWYPVGRVGQPDDVAKAVSFLGSDEAEYISGVALPVDGGLLAGMNVMIDEFVLEG comes from the coding sequence ATGTCTCGATATGACAACAAAGTCGCTTTGATTACGGGCGCGGGGCACGGGATTGGCCGCTCAATTGCACAGAAGCTTGCTCAAGATGGCGCTGCGGTATCAGTCCTCGATATCGACGAAGAAATGGGGCAACAAACAGTCGAGATGCTCCAATCGGACGGTCATAAAGCGATTTTTGTTCGGGCGGATATCACCAAATATGATGAGGTCGAAGCGGCTTTTGCCAAAACCGCAGAAACTTTGGGAACGATTGATCTTCTTGTCAACAATGCAGCGTTTAGCATGGCCGGGGATCTCAAAAATATGCCGTTGGACGCATGGCATCATGAAATCAATGTGAACTTAAACGGTCCATATCACTGTATCCGCGCCGTTTTGTCATCGATGGTAGAGTCCGGAGGCGGCGCAATTATTAACATCGCCTCGGTGAATGGCGTTCGCTATTTTGGGAGCCCCGCCTACAGCGCAGCAAAGGCAGCAATAATTAGTCTGACTCAATGCGTCGCAAGCGAATATGGCAGCAAGGGCATTCGCTGCAATGCGATTCTCCCTGGTTCGGTTCAAACAGACGCTGTCGCATGGCAGACCCGTATCGACAGAGACCCAAATGTGTTTGAAAAATTGGCGCGCTGGTATCCGGTCGGCCGTGTTGGGCAGCCAGATGACGTTGCCAAGGCCGTGTCTTTCTTAGGTTCAGACGAGGCCGAATACATTAGCGGGGTAGCACTCCCAGTTGATGGTGGACTGCTGGCCGGAATGAACGTCATGATCGACGAGTTCGTTTTGGAGGGTTGA
- a CDS encoding aldehyde dehydrogenase family protein: MSTSNTPHMQNFIDGAWCDARSGKSVKAKSPSTNLILATVTSSDRVDSQNAIVAAQKGHEILAKMTNWERSSLCNRVADEMVKRRDLLAQTLAEEQGKPIASEAYPEVDAAIAGFRNAAEMVKWMEGSVIPAETPGKRVISIRQPRGVYGIITPWNFPINIPVEYLAPCLAAGNGVVWVPSPSTAICAARLMECIVAAGLPDGAINLVLGPGQSAGDEVVSNPGTHGIGLTGSPQTGKIVAQRGAGKPMLLELGGNGPLIVLDDADVAKAADAAAFGFYFNAGQVCAATGRVLVTRKNYDEVAERITAYANNLVVNDPLANSTTMGPLHNAGGILKTTQHIEDALTKGADLLSGGKLLAGQKSDLFFAPTVLGNVSEDALINIDETFGPVAPIVVYEDEAGLLQAANSASQGLATSVYTQNLAKAFQFGEGLQSGLVNINSPTCYWELHIPFGGAAGKDSGVGRIGGISMLNEVTQVKTITFDIT, encoded by the coding sequence ATGAGCACCTCTAACACTCCTCACATGCAGAACTTCATTGACGGTGCATGGTGTGATGCGAGAAGCGGGAAGTCGGTCAAAGCTAAGTCTCCAAGTACCAATTTAATTCTTGCAACAGTGACTTCGAGTGATCGGGTCGATTCTCAAAATGCAATTGTCGCGGCTCAAAAGGGGCATGAAATCCTCGCCAAAATGACCAATTGGGAACGTTCTTCGCTATGTAATCGGGTCGCAGATGAAATGGTCAAGCGTCGCGACTTACTGGCGCAAACACTGGCAGAAGAGCAAGGCAAGCCCATTGCCAGCGAAGCTTATCCCGAAGTAGACGCCGCCATCGCTGGATTTAGAAATGCCGCAGAAATGGTGAAATGGATGGAGGGCTCCGTCATCCCTGCCGAAACGCCCGGCAAACGGGTGATCAGCATCCGTCAACCTCGTGGCGTTTACGGCATAATTACACCGTGGAATTTTCCGATTAACATCCCTGTGGAATATTTGGCACCCTGTCTCGCCGCTGGAAATGGTGTCGTTTGGGTCCCATCCCCATCAACGGCAATCTGTGCTGCGCGTTTAATGGAATGTATTGTTGCAGCGGGCCTTCCTGATGGCGCTATCAATTTGGTGCTTGGCCCAGGGCAATCTGCCGGCGATGAAGTTGTATCAAATCCGGGCACTCATGGCATCGGGCTCACAGGTAGCCCACAAACCGGTAAAATCGTGGCTCAACGCGGTGCAGGCAAACCAATGCTGCTAGAGCTTGGTGGCAATGGCCCACTGATTGTTCTAGATGACGCCGACGTCGCAAAAGCGGCAGACGCCGCAGCATTCGGTTTTTACTTTAATGCGGGTCAGGTTTGTGCGGCGACTGGTCGGGTCTTGGTAACGCGCAAGAACTACGACGAAGTTGCTGAACGGATCACCGCTTATGCGAACAATCTCGTCGTGAATGATCCCCTCGCAAACAGCACAACAATGGGGCCGCTCCACAATGCAGGGGGCATCCTCAAAACCACCCAGCATATCGAAGATGCGTTGACAAAGGGGGCTGATCTCTTGTCCGGTGGTAAGCTTCTGGCTGGTCAGAAATCGGATCTATTCTTTGCGCCAACCGTATTGGGTAACGTATCTGAAGATGCACTCATAAATATCGACGAGACTTTTGGCCCCGTCGCACCGATCGTTGTCTACGAAGATGAAGCGGGGCTTTTGCAGGCAGCGAACTCAGCGTCTCAAGGGCTGGCGACGAGCGTTTACACACAGAATCTTGCGAAAGCCTTCCAGTTTGGCGAGGGTTTGCAATCGGGTTTGGTAAATATCAATAGTCCAACTTGTTACTGGGAGCTTCACATACCGTTTGGCGGCGCAGCGGGCAAAGACAGTGGTGTGGGCCGGATTGGTGGAATATCGATGCTAAATGAAGTTACTCAAGTAAAGACCATTACGTTTGATATCACTTAG
- a CDS encoding ABC transporter substrate-binding protein, translating into MNKLKYGSTALCTLALSFALTGQAMSAETVRVRFAEYSSNTEAHFQEVAAKFNASQSDIVVEIETLPWPEMQQQLITDISAGTAPDISHMATRWMAGFAVDGVLAPIEGLMSDDFADSFVPTYLDLQKQEGHTWGLPIAASARGLFVNNELLAKAGIDAAPSTWDEAYDAAIKIAALDDAIYGIGIQGNDLDVEGYWFYSLWTHGGEVITADGKSGLASEAAIAATNNYVRFIEGGATQPGVAGSSREDLQNLFAAGKLGMVLSGPWLNKQLADEAPDVSYGISAVPTATEAATYGVTDTISVLESSEVKEEAVAFLEYMFNDENRLEFGKIEGFVPVLKSMAAEPFFTEDPNMAVFLEMGPVAKFAPLVPNWEEMAESLASALSVAYSGDTPASESLKAAAAKMDELLAE; encoded by the coding sequence ATGAACAAACTTAAGTATGGAAGCACCGCGCTCTGCACCCTTGCACTGTCGTTCGCGCTCACGGGTCAAGCCATGTCCGCAGAAACAGTTCGCGTTCGATTTGCGGAATACAGCTCGAACACAGAAGCTCATTTCCAAGAAGTCGCGGCAAAATTTAACGCCAGTCAAAGTGACATCGTCGTTGAAATCGAAACACTGCCTTGGCCTGAAATGCAGCAACAGTTGATCACGGATATCTCCGCTGGAACTGCCCCAGACATCTCGCATATGGCGACACGTTGGATGGCTGGTTTTGCAGTTGATGGTGTGCTTGCACCAATTGAAGGTCTTATGAGTGACGACTTTGCAGACAGCTTCGTACCAACATATCTAGACCTACAAAAACAAGAAGGTCACACTTGGGGACTGCCAATAGCTGCCTCCGCTCGTGGTCTGTTTGTAAACAATGAATTGTTGGCAAAAGCCGGCATTGACGCGGCACCTTCGACCTGGGACGAAGCCTATGACGCGGCGATTAAAATCGCAGCACTTGACGATGCTATTTATGGCATCGGTATTCAAGGCAACGATCTGGATGTCGAAGGTTATTGGTTCTATAGCCTTTGGACGCACGGTGGCGAAGTGATCACTGCTGATGGCAAAAGTGGTTTAGCGAGCGAAGCGGCGATTGCTGCGACAAACAACTATGTTCGCTTCATCGAAGGTGGCGCAACACAACCCGGCGTTGCTGGATCCAGCCGTGAAGACCTACAAAACCTGTTTGCTGCTGGCAAATTGGGCATGGTCTTGTCCGGACCTTGGTTGAACAAGCAACTTGCTGACGAAGCTCCTGATGTTTCCTACGGAATTAGCGCCGTGCCAACCGCAACAGAAGCTGCGACTTACGGTGTGACAGACACGATTTCGGTTCTCGAAAGCTCCGAAGTTAAAGAAGAAGCTGTTGCGTTCCTTGAGTACATGTTCAACGACGAAAATCGTCTGGAATTTGGCAAGATTGAGGGCTTTGTGCCGGTTCTCAAGTCTATGGCCGCAGAGCCCTTCTTCACAGAAGACCCAAACATGGCTGTATTTCTTGAAATGGGTCCAGTAGCGAAATTTGCGCCACTTGTACCAAATTGGGAAGAAATGGCTGAATCTTTGGCTTCCGCACTTTCCGTTGCTTACTCCGGTGACACGCCTGCATCAGAAAGCCTGAAGGCAGCCGCTGCCAAAATGGATGAATTGCTAGCAGAATAA
- a CDS encoding carbohydrate ABC transporter permease has protein sequence MTDSSVNNPDGRARLLKLPSVFLILPSLFLSALVIGYPIFDVLRMSISDVNRYGHVRGFAGVDNFLKIFNDPIFLQATNQTLIWTFCVVGGTLLISVPIAIILNGNFFGRSVARTILLLPWAVSMAMTAVVWKFVVNGDFGMLNHTLETFGLIDTKIPWLADATFAFAIEILVGILVSMPFTVTILMGGLSAIPDSLYEASSIDGASHWQKFINITLPLLRPFLQISVVLNVIYVFNSFPIIWIMTRGGPANKTDILITYVYKQAFAFGRIGNAAAGSVMMFAILLGFSLLFLFITRSPKETL, from the coding sequence TTGACGGACTCAAGCGTAAATAACCCCGATGGACGAGCAAGGTTGTTGAAGCTGCCCAGCGTATTCCTAATTCTACCCAGCTTGTTCCTGTCGGCGCTGGTCATCGGCTACCCGATATTTGATGTTCTTAGAATGTCAATTTCGGACGTGAACCGATATGGCCATGTGCGCGGATTTGCGGGGGTCGATAATTTTCTCAAAATATTCAACGACCCCATATTTCTGCAGGCAACAAATCAAACGCTTATTTGGACATTCTGTGTCGTGGGTGGCACGCTGCTAATATCTGTACCGATTGCCATCATCCTGAACGGAAATTTCTTCGGCAGATCCGTTGCGCGGACCATTCTATTACTTCCATGGGCGGTTTCGATGGCCATGACGGCCGTTGTTTGGAAATTTGTGGTGAACGGCGATTTCGGCATGTTGAATCACACGCTCGAGACCTTCGGCCTAATTGATACAAAGATACCCTGGCTCGCCGATGCTACATTTGCGTTTGCTATCGAAATACTGGTGGGAATTCTTGTATCTATGCCCTTCACTGTGACCATTTTGATGGGTGGACTATCGGCAATACCAGACTCCCTTTACGAGGCGTCATCGATAGATGGGGCAAGCCACTGGCAGAAGTTCATCAATATCACGCTGCCTCTGCTTCGCCCATTCCTGCAAATTTCGGTTGTTTTGAACGTCATCTACGTCTTCAATTCATTTCCGATTATCTGGATCATGACGCGCGGTGGTCCCGCCAATAAAACCGACATTCTGATCACCTATGTATACAAACAGGCATTTGCCTTTGGGCGTATCGGAAATGCAGCCGCT